In Streptomyces sp. NBC_00683, the DNA window TGGCCCGCAAGGTCGCCGAAGGCTCGGTGCTGCCCGCCGACGCCGCCGCGCACGCACGGGCCATCGGCACGGCCGCCGGTCCGCTCCCCAGCACCCCGCGCCCCCTGCCTTACCGCACGCTCGCATCGGTCGCCGACATCACCGCGGGCGCCGAGGACCAGACGCTCCGCATCCTCAGCGAGCTCGACCCGGAGAACCCGCTCACCTCGCTCGACGAGGCACGGCCCCGGCTCGACCGCGCCGAGAACTGGATCACCAGCCAGGTCCCGGCCGAAGCCCGCACCATCGTCCGCGACGAGCCGGACAAGGAGCTGCTCGGCTCCCTCGACGAGAAGGCGCGCGAGTCCCTGCGGCTGCTGCGGGAAGGACTCGACTCGCACTGGTCGCTCGACGGGCTGACCACGCTCGTCTACGGCGTGCCGAAGGTCCTCGAGGGGCTGGAGCCCGACGCCAAGCCGACGCCCGAACTGAAGGTGGCCCAGCGGTCCTTCTTCGCGCTCCTGTACCGGCTGCTGGTCAGCCGGGACACCGGGCCGCGCCTGCCCACGCTGCTGCTCGCGGTGGGGGCGGACCGGGTACGCACGCTGCTCGGCGCGTAGAGCCGGGGACAGACGAAAGAACCGGGCGGGCCGCTGGACGGCCCGCCCGGTTCTCTGCTGCGCGGGGACCCTCAGGCGATGTGGTCCGCGGCCATCTCGTTGTCGAAGCGCTGCTTGAAGCCGGGCAGCAGTCGGCGGAGCAGGGCCGCACTGCGCGGATGACGGACGTTGTGGCCGTCCGAGAGGTGGATGTCGAGCACCTCGGCGCTCGGGTAGTCCTGGTGCTGATGCGTGTACGCGGTGAACACGTCGTACGCGATCTCGCTGAACTCGATCTCGGCCTCGGCCCATTCGGCCGGGTCCGCCTCCGGAGCGTCGCCGAGGGACTCCTGCGGCGTGCGCCGGGCCACCGGGGCCTCGGCGCGGGCTGCCTGCTGCTCCTGGTGAGGGGCGGGCTGCTCCTCACCGGGCTGCGGTTCCGCGCTGCGGGGGTGCGGGAACGCGCCGATCGTCCCCACATTGCCCAGCGGGCGGGTCCGGCCACCGGGCCCCGAGGGGATCATGACCGGGGCGGGCTCCAGGCCGTCCACGTACGTGGGGTTGTACGCGCCCTCGTACGCCTCCTGCGGCGCCGCGAACCACGGGCTGTCGTGCGAGCCGGGGCCCTCCGCCGGCCACTCGCCCTGCTCATCGGGCTGCTGCTCCTGAAGCTGGTCCTGGAGCTGCTGCGGGTGCTGCTGCCGGTGCGCGGCGGGCTGCTGCTCCGGCCCCTGCGGGGCGTAGGGGAGCTGGGGCTGCTGCCCCGCCTCGACGGCTGCGGCGGGGGCCGGCGGCAGGAGGGCCGGTTCGATGCCCGCGGCGGCGAGGCCGGCCGGAGCGGTCTCGGCGAGCGGAACACCGTACTTCGCCAGACGCAGCGGCATCATCGACTCGATGGGCGCCTTGCGGCGCCAGTTGCGGCCGAACCGGGCCTGCAGACGGGCCTGGTAGATCAGCCGGTCCTGTTCGAGCTTGATGACCTGCTCGTAACTGCGCAGCTCCCACAGCTTCATCCGGCGCCACAGCTTGAACGTGGGTACGGGGGAGAGCAGCCAGCGGGTGAGGCGCACGCCCTCCATGTGCTTGTCGGCCGTGATGTCCGCGATCCGGCCGACGGCGTGCCGGGCGGCCTCGACGGAGACGACGAACAGGATCGGGATCACCGCGTGCATCCCGGTGCCCAGCGGGTCGGGCCACGCGGCGGCACCGTTGAAGGCGATGGTCGCCGCCGTCAGCAGCCACGCGGTCTGGCGCAGCAGCGGGAACGGGATGCGCATCCAGGTCAGCAGCAGGTCCAGTGCCAGCAGGACGCAGATGCCCGCGTCGATGCCGATCGGGAAGACGATCGAGAACTGGCCGAAGCCCTTCTCCTCCGCGAGCTCGC includes these proteins:
- a CDS encoding DUF2637 domain-containing protein, which codes for MQLTRTHRVLIGVVVAGAVLIAAIGFAGSYAAVRELAEEKGFGQFSIVFPIGIDAGICVLLALDLLLTWMRIPFPLLRQTAWLLTAATIAFNGAAAWPDPLGTGMHAVIPILFVVSVEAARHAVGRIADITADKHMEGVRLTRWLLSPVPTFKLWRRMKLWELRSYEQVIKLEQDRLIYQARLQARFGRNWRRKAPIESMMPLRLAKYGVPLAETAPAGLAAAGIEPALLPPAPAAAVEAGQQPQLPYAPQGPEQQPAAHRQQHPQQLQDQLQEQQPDEQGEWPAEGPGSHDSPWFAAPQEAYEGAYNPTYVDGLEPAPVMIPSGPGGRTRPLGNVGTIGAFPHPRSAEPQPGEEQPAPHQEQQAARAEAPVARRTPQESLGDAPEADPAEWAEAEIEFSEIAYDVFTAYTHQHQDYPSAEVLDIHLSDGHNVRHPRSAALLRRLLPGFKQRFDNEMAADHIA